The following proteins come from a genomic window of Corynebacterium crudilactis:
- a CDS encoding MFS transporter, giving the protein MTSHAATPGGTVAGPPPGGLTGSEIENKGLTILGISGRRLAAVLIGWFFVIFDGYDLIVYGTVQSALAREWDLNSATLGTIGSTAFFGMAIGAVFIGRLSDRVGRKAAVIGSVLILSIFTMLCAFAPNPWVFGALRFIAGLGLGGLVPSVNAMTSDLVPRKTMSAWATVMMSGVPIGGSIAAVLALSVVPSSEEWGWRFMFLIALIPLVIGLPIAMKVIPSDKAIKVDHELREGHDEPAGFKDLLVDRYRWISIWFALATFVTLLAWYGLGTWLPRLMETAGYEFGHALMFTLALNLGAVIGSIVTAWAGDRFGPIRSGVVAAGVAGIALLLLLTYPPVSAVYLILILAGVGTHGTQILIIAAVANFYPSNLRGTALGWALGVGRIGAVVAPQLAGLLLAWNLGVNSNFIMFGVAALLSAVALSVLLRLQKSFGSIHKVEIQG; this is encoded by the coding sequence ATGACATCACACGCAGCAACACCGGGTGGGACAGTGGCTGGGCCACCACCCGGAGGATTAACTGGCTCTGAAATAGAAAATAAGGGATTAACCATTCTGGGAATTAGCGGTCGCCGACTGGCAGCCGTTCTCATTGGCTGGTTCTTTGTTATTTTCGACGGTTACGACCTCATCGTATATGGCACCGTCCAATCCGCGCTCGCTAGGGAATGGGACCTCAACTCCGCAACCCTTGGCACCATCGGATCCACAGCATTCTTCGGTATGGCTATCGGCGCTGTTTTTATTGGACGGCTTTCTGACCGTGTCGGACGCAAAGCAGCTGTTATCGGATCTGTCTTGATCCTCTCTATCTTCACCATGCTGTGTGCATTTGCACCAAACCCATGGGTTTTCGGTGCACTTCGCTTCATCGCAGGCCTTGGCCTCGGTGGCTTGGTGCCATCCGTAAACGCTATGACTTCTGATCTCGTGCCACGCAAGACCATGTCTGCATGGGCAACGGTCATGATGTCTGGTGTGCCAATCGGTGGTTCTATCGCTGCTGTCTTGGCACTGTCGGTAGTTCCTTCCTCTGAGGAGTGGGGCTGGCGCTTCATGTTCCTCATCGCACTGATCCCACTGGTCATCGGCTTGCCTATCGCTATGAAGGTCATTCCTTCTGACAAAGCCATCAAGGTGGATCACGAGCTGCGCGAAGGCCACGATGAACCTGCTGGCTTCAAGGATCTTCTTGTGGATCGCTACCGCTGGATCTCCATTTGGTTCGCGCTCGCTACATTTGTCACCCTGCTGGCATGGTACGGCCTCGGCACGTGGCTGCCACGTCTCATGGAAACTGCTGGTTATGAATTCGGCCATGCGCTGATGTTCACCCTGGCACTCAACTTGGGCGCTGTCATCGGCTCTATTGTCACCGCATGGGCAGGCGACCGCTTCGGCCCAATTCGCTCCGGCGTCGTCGCCGCAGGTGTTGCAGGTATTGCACTGCTCCTCCTGTTGACTTACCCACCGGTAAGCGCTGTTTACCTCATCCTCATTCTGGCTGGCGTTGGTACTCACGGCACCCAGATTCTCATCATCGCAGCTGTTGCAAACTTCTACCCAAGTAACCTCCGCGGTACCGCACTTGGTTGGGCACTGGGCGTGGGACGTATCGGCGCAGTCGTTGCTCCACAGCTTGCTGGCCTGCTGCTCGCATGGAACCTTGGTGTCAACTCCAACTTCATCATGTTCGGTGTTGCAGCATTGCTCTCCGCGGTGGCGCTCAGCGTGCTGCTGCGCTTGCAGAAATCGTTCGGATCCATCCACAAAGTTGAAATTCAAGGCTAG
- a CDS encoding SdpI family protein, which produces MTVIGIILGSLFGIFAVLLIVVGALGWAAKLPGNPVVGIRVPEVRKSQEMWDMAHRVAGPLWVLSGVSFVIASLVAFVASGWMWLVVALGVVAGIVFIGMGAGMAAHTVAMVDAKRSRENPETPEAPVSAEIEEAGGVTITSPILNKTPQNAPKIDLDAVRRAAEKEN; this is translated from the coding sequence ATGACGGTGATCGGAATTATTCTTGGCAGCCTGTTTGGCATTTTTGCAGTCCTTCTCATCGTGGTCGGTGCTTTGGGGTGGGCGGCTAAGCTCCCTGGCAACCCGGTTGTTGGTATTCGTGTCCCTGAGGTGCGTAAATCTCAGGAGATGTGGGATATGGCGCACCGCGTTGCTGGCCCCTTATGGGTGCTGTCTGGGGTTTCCTTTGTTATTGCGTCACTAGTTGCTTTTGTTGCTTCTGGTTGGATGTGGCTGGTTGTGGCTTTGGGTGTTGTCGCAGGCATTGTTTTTATAGGAATGGGTGCAGGCATGGCTGCACACACTGTTGCGATGGTTGATGCTAAGCGCAGTCGCGAAAACCCCGAAACTCCTGAAGCACCAGTGTCCGCTGAGATCGAAGAGGCCGGTGGCGTGACCATTACCTCACCGATTCTAAATAAGACTCCACAAAATGCTCCCAAGATTGATTTGGATGCAGTGCGTAGAGCTGCGGAAAAGGAAAACTAG
- a CDS encoding FAD-dependent monooxygenase, with product MSLPYSDELNGQKIIISGGGIGGAAGALALALRGADVTLYERAPEFKEVGAGLQIGPHGWRMLESWGLLDQIVAAGFLPEDMQFRDAVNRETILTLHFDEEFQQHYGGRYLVIHRSDLLNILVTNAIEAGAKLNNGILVTDSRTVDGGIEVDIESSINEGEDKETVLADAFLAFDGIHSVMRKKLANDAPVASSYVAYRGTSKLAEDVEMQGLKSVIGYIGPHVHFIQYPLRGGELLNQVAVFESQRYLEGRAAGEIPEDWGNPEELDQAYSHCDTFIQDRLNTLWRNNWWQMSDREPLENWRIGRMLLLGDAAHPPLQYLASGAVMAMEDAEAVALFAADAARAGKLDWEEVLAEVEAERRPRCTRIQTVGRFWGELWHVEGTARLIRNEVFRQADRTGWFVYADWLWGYDASKRAHIANPELGEMPQALKEWRYALLEQN from the coding sequence ATGTCTCTTCCATATTCTGATGAACTAAACGGTCAAAAGATCATTATTTCTGGCGGCGGTATTGGCGGCGCTGCTGGCGCACTCGCCTTGGCACTGCGTGGTGCCGATGTCACTCTTTATGAGCGCGCACCTGAGTTCAAAGAGGTCGGCGCTGGCCTGCAAATCGGCCCTCACGGCTGGCGCATGCTGGAGTCTTGGGGCCTGCTCGATCAAATCGTTGCAGCGGGTTTCCTTCCAGAAGACATGCAGTTCCGCGATGCAGTAAACCGCGAAACTATCCTGACTTTGCACTTTGATGAGGAGTTCCAGCAGCACTACGGCGGACGCTACCTCGTGATCCACCGCTCTGATTTGCTGAATATCCTGGTAACCAACGCTATTGAAGCTGGAGCAAAGCTCAACAACGGTATCTTGGTCACCGATTCCCGCACCGTCGACGGCGGTATTGAGGTCGACATCGAGTCCTCCATCAACGAAGGTGAAGACAAAGAAACGGTGCTTGCCGACGCCTTCCTCGCCTTCGACGGCATCCACTCCGTCATGCGCAAGAAGCTTGCCAACGACGCCCCTGTTGCTTCCTCCTACGTGGCCTACCGTGGCACTTCCAAGTTGGCAGAAGACGTAGAAATGCAGGGCCTCAAGTCCGTCATCGGCTACATCGGACCACACGTCCACTTCATCCAGTACCCGCTTCGTGGCGGAGAACTACTCAACCAGGTTGCGGTCTTTGAATCCCAGCGCTACCTCGAAGGCCGCGCAGCAGGCGAGATCCCAGAAGACTGGGGCAACCCAGAAGAACTCGACCAGGCTTATAGCCACTGCGACACCTTTATCCAGGACCGCCTGAACACCCTGTGGCGCAACAACTGGTGGCAGATGTCCGACCGCGAGCCACTAGAAAACTGGCGCATCGGCCGCATGTTGCTGCTTGGCGACGCCGCCCACCCACCACTTCAGTACCTCGCCTCAGGCGCAGTCATGGCTATGGAAGACGCCGAAGCTGTCGCACTATTCGCAGCTGATGCTGCACGTGCAGGCAAGCTTGATTGGGAAGAGGTCTTGGCAGAAGTTGAAGCCGAGCGTCGCCCACGTTGTACCCGTATCCAAACTGTTGGCCGCTTCTGGGGTGAACTCTGGCATGTTGAAGGCACCGCACGCCTCATCCGTAATGAAGTCTTCCGTCAGGCAGACCGCACCGGCTGGTTCGTCTACGCAGACTGGCTGTGGGGCTACGATGCGTCCAAGCGCGCCCACATTGCCAACCCTGAGCTCGGCGAAATGCCACAGGCTCTGAAAGAGTGGCGATACGCTCTGCTCGAGCAAAACTAA
- a CDS encoding IclR family transcriptional regulator has product METVAPTQGLPPKDFLSSVDTALQLILLLRDAGRLTISGAASTLDVGVSTIHRSMSMLVYRGFAVRSESRTYLPGPALATSALQPGLGADLTEMCSHYMESMSKETGETSHLMILQGNSVHFIHSVEGSNPVRVGNRRGQVMPATQNAGGLVMLAEMSVRELRGLHPSLGDEEFENLRKRLRRTRDRGHGANFGFFEQDVSAVAEPLLNEVGDVLGAISLAVPSNRFREAYPKAVRALDRHIRDLNRALATYRVPEKG; this is encoded by the coding sequence ATGGAAACCGTTGCACCCACCCAGGGGCTACCCCCGAAAGATTTCTTAAGTTCTGTGGACACTGCGTTGCAGCTTATTTTGCTGCTCCGCGATGCTGGTCGGCTGACCATTTCTGGCGCCGCGAGCACTCTGGATGTAGGGGTTTCTACCATCCACCGATCCATGTCCATGCTGGTCTATCGTGGTTTTGCTGTCAGGAGTGAATCAAGAACATATTTGCCGGGTCCGGCTTTAGCTACATCAGCCTTGCAGCCGGGGCTGGGGGCCGACTTAACGGAAATGTGTAGCCATTACATGGAGTCCATGAGTAAAGAAACGGGGGAAACCAGTCACCTGATGATCCTGCAGGGCAATAGCGTGCATTTCATTCACAGTGTTGAAGGGTCGAATCCGGTGCGAGTGGGAAATCGCCGAGGTCAGGTCATGCCGGCTACGCAAAATGCGGGTGGATTGGTAATGCTTGCGGAGATGTCTGTGCGGGAATTGCGCGGGCTGCATCCCTCTCTTGGTGATGAGGAATTTGAAAACTTGAGGAAGCGTCTGCGTCGCACCCGCGATCGCGGGCATGGAGCCAATTTTGGCTTCTTTGAGCAGGATGTCAGTGCAGTGGCGGAGCCTTTATTGAATGAGGTGGGTGATGTTCTTGGTGCAATCTCGCTGGCAGTGCCCTCAAACCGCTTTCGTGAGGCCTATCCGAAAGCTGTACGTGCCCTAGATCGGCACATACGTGACCTCAATAGGGCTTTGGCCACCTACCGAGTGCCTGAAAAAGGATGA
- a CDS encoding dicarboxylate/amino acid:cation symporter codes for MDIKSVSSSLLFRVIIAIILGIVCSLFFPVWLAEIFTTFNGLFGNFLGFFIPVLIFALIAPAIAGLGRGAGKWLGIVAAIAYASTIFSGLIAYGVSQALYPWMLKDHQSVAEIDLDADALQPYFNIEMPPPFDVMTALLLAFCLGLGMAVVKSDTLFKVTRELERVVMKTITAFVIPLLPVFIFGIFLGMGMNGGLMEIISAFGKVLILAVVGTLIFLAIQFIIAGVVAKKNPWKLFKNMLPAYFTALGTSSSAATIPVTYQQTLKNDVDVNVAGFVVPLCATIHLAGSMMKIGLFAFAVVFMYDMDISVGLSVGFLLMLGITMIAAPGVPGGAIMAATGMLSSMLGFDTEQVALMIAAYIAIDSFGTAANVTGDGAIAVIVNKYAKGKLHTTSPEDIDEDDRVAFDITPSDVDHRK; via the coding sequence ATGGATATAAAGAGCGTGAGCTCGTCGCTGCTGTTCCGAGTGATCATTGCGATCATCCTCGGAATCGTCTGCAGCCTCTTCTTCCCGGTGTGGCTCGCTGAGATCTTCACCACCTTCAACGGCCTATTCGGCAACTTCCTGGGCTTTTTCATCCCAGTGCTGATTTTCGCACTCATTGCACCTGCAATCGCAGGTCTTGGTCGAGGTGCTGGCAAATGGCTTGGCATCGTTGCAGCCATCGCATATGCATCAACCATTTTCTCCGGCCTCATTGCTTATGGCGTGTCCCAAGCCCTCTACCCTTGGATGCTCAAAGACCACCAGAGTGTAGCTGAAATCGACCTTGATGCCGATGCCTTGCAGCCATACTTCAATATTGAAATGCCACCACCATTCGACGTGATGACAGCACTGCTTCTGGCCTTCTGTTTGGGATTGGGCATGGCTGTCGTGAAATCAGACACCCTCTTCAAGGTCACCCGCGAGCTTGAACGAGTAGTCATGAAAACCATCACTGCTTTTGTCATTCCACTGCTGCCAGTCTTCATCTTCGGCATTTTCTTGGGCATGGGCATGAACGGCGGCCTCATGGAAATCATCTCCGCTTTCGGAAAGGTACTGATTCTGGCAGTTGTTGGAACCTTAATATTCCTGGCAATCCAGTTCATCATCGCAGGTGTCGTAGCTAAGAAGAACCCATGGAAGTTGTTTAAGAACATGCTTCCTGCCTACTTCACTGCGCTAGGTACTTCCTCATCAGCAGCAACCATTCCGGTGACCTACCAGCAGACCTTGAAAAACGATGTTGACGTAAACGTTGCAGGCTTCGTTGTTCCACTGTGCGCCACGATCCACCTAGCTGGCTCCATGATGAAAATCGGCCTCTTTGCCTTCGCGGTCGTATTTATGTACGACATGGATATCAGCGTCGGCCTGTCCGTTGGCTTCCTCCTCATGCTTGGCATCACCATGATTGCTGCACCAGGTGTTCCAGGCGGCGCAATTATGGCTGCAACAGGCATGCTGTCCTCTATGCTGGGATTCGACACCGAACAGGTCGCACTTATGATTGCTGCCTATATCGCCATCGACTCCTTCGGTACTGCTGCCAACGTCACCGGCGACGGCGCCATTGCTGTCATTGTGAACAAATACGCAAAGGGTAAGCTGCACACCACTTCCCCAGAAGACATCGACGAAGACGATCGCGTTGCCTTTGATATCACCCCATCGGACGTGGATCACCGCAAGTAA
- the trpL gene encoding trp operon leader peptide produces MNNSCLSQSTQWWWRAN; encoded by the coding sequence GTGAATAACTCTTGTCTCAGTCAAAGCACCCAGTGGTGGTGGCGCGCTAACTAA
- a CDS encoding anthranilate synthase component 1 — protein sequence MSTNPHVFSLDVRYHEDASALFAHLGGTTADDAALLESADITTKNGISSLAVLKSSVRITCTGNKVVTEPLTDSGREVVARLTQQLSQYHTAENTFSFPASEAVDERERLTAPSTVEVLRKLQFESGYSDASVPLLMGGFAFDFLETFETLPAVEESVNTYPDYQFVLAEIVLDINHQDQTAKLTGVSNAPGELEAELNKLASLIDAALPATEHAYQTTPHDGDTLRVVADIPDAQFRTQINELKENIYNGDIYQVVPARTFTAPCPDAFAAYLQLRATNPSPYMFYIRGLNEGRSYELFGASPESNLKFTAANRELQLYPIAGTRPRGLNPDGTINDELDIRNELDMRTDAKEIAEHTMLVDLARNDLARVSVPASRRVADLLQVDRYSRVMHLVSRVTATLDPELDALDAYRACMNMGTLTGAPKLRAMELLRGVEKRRRGSYGGAVGYLRGNGDMDNCIVIRSAFVQDGVAAVQAGAGVVRDSNPQSEADETLHKAYAVLNAIALAAGSTLEVIR from the coding sequence ATGAGCACGAATCCGCATGTTTTCTCCCTAGATGTCCGCTATCACGAGGATGCTTCTGCGTTGTTTGCCCATTTGGGTGGCACGACCGCAGATGACGCAGCTCTGTTGGAAAGCGCTGATATCACCACTAAGAATGGTATTTCTTCCCTCGCGGTGTTGAAGAGCTCGGTGCGCATTACGTGCACCGGCAATAAGGTTGTTACTGAGCCTTTGACGGATTCGGGTAGGGAAGTGGTTGCGCGCCTCACGCAGCAGCTTTCCCAGTACCACACTGCTGAAAACACTTTTAGCTTCCCCGCCTCCGAGGCCGTTGATGAGCGCGAGCGCCTCACTGCTCCAAGCACCGTCGAGGTGCTGCGCAAGTTGCAGTTCGAGTCTGGCTACAGCGACGCGTCCGTGCCACTGCTAATGGGTGGTTTCGCCTTTGATTTCCTAGAAACCTTTGAAACGCTCCCCGCAGTCGAGGAGAGCGTCAACACTTACCCTGATTACCAGTTCGTCCTTGCTGAAATCGTCCTGGACATCAATCACCAGGACCAGACCGCCAAACTCACCGGCGTCTCCAACGCCCCAGGCGAGCTCGAGGCCGAGCTTAATAAGCTGGCATCGCTTATCGACGCTGCCCTCCCCGCAACCGAACACGCCTATCAAACCACCCCTCACGACGGCGACACACTTCGCGTCGTGGCTGATATTCCCGATGCTCAGTTCCGCACCCAGATCAATGAGCTGAAAGAAAACATTTACAACGGTGACATCTACCAAGTTGTCCCGGCGCGTACTTTCACCGCTCCGTGCCCGGATGCGTTTGCTGCTTATTTGCAGTTGCGTGCCACCAACCCGTCGCCGTACATGTTCTACATCCGTGGACTCAACGAAGGCCGCTCCTATGAACTTTTTGGCGCCTCTCCTGAGTCCAACCTCAAGTTCACCGCTGCTAACCGTGAGCTACAGCTGTACCCAATCGCAGGTACCCGTCCCCGTGGACTCAACCCAGATGGCACCATCAACGATGAGCTAGATATCCGCAATGAGTTGGATATGCGCACTGATGCCAAAGAAATCGCCGAGCACACCATGCTTGTGGATCTGGCCCGCAATGATCTAGCGCGCGTTTCTGTTCCAGCATCGCGCCGGGTTGCGGATCTGTTGCAGGTGGATCGCTATTCTCGCGTTATGCATTTGGTGTCTCGTGTGACTGCCACTTTGGATCCAGAGCTGGATGCTTTGGACGCGTATCGCGCGTGCATGAATATGGGCACGTTGACCGGCGCTCCGAAGCTGCGCGCTATGGAGCTGCTGCGCGGCGTCGAAAAGCGTAGGCGTGGTTCTTATGGTGGGGCAGTGGGCTACCTGCGTGGCAATGGCGATATGGATAACTGCATTGTTATTCGTTCGGCGTTTGTTCAGGATGGTGTGGCTGCGGTGCAGGCCGGCGCTGGTGTGGTCCGCGATTCTAATCCTCAATCCGAAGCCGATGAAACGTTGCACAAGGCTTATGCCGTGCTCAATGCGATCGCGCTTGCTGCTGGTTCCACTTTGGAGGTCATCCGATGA
- a CDS encoding LamG-like jellyroll fold domain-containing protein, translating into MTSRRYISAVLIAALAFGSAVSVAHAQDTDLGSRFTLGVLPDTQFYSRYSTPDTGNLYEHRYGSEPFATQTQWLVDNQEELNIPFTTHLGDVVDQAPAIQEWEVADRSMQILEEGGMNYSILPGNHDITSNGTPTRFTEYFSAERAAGNDTFGERYGEANNESEFHIFNAEGQQYLVLALAWRADDATLAWAQSVIDAHPTLPVILISHEISNIDANGDIFLSDSYGQGLWDSFISKNDQIFLTISGHHHGAGYRIDRNEAGHDVVNVLQDNQMAYQGGNGILGLIQFDLSGNSLDMTALSPWVAAKPADSLNQFDHLIPEGSGDSWSVDMDFAERFGGFAPEWTIGDENDPDYAAKAREIVSTGYIPPTIEAGDLPVNSNDFPQVANTAVHWRPGSTTIDGMQAQDGQAVAPGAVIPDIANGDDMVRAELNIRGAEGSQTADITYVAGDTHELSSDTGSLKWVDPAGNSQRLNWFETAADAAINSEDFEDGYTFETFIKIDDAFDGDNHWMGAISRQGERGVIAENMPEGEEPPAALAVSSLRELQWTTVAIEGTTTGTSNWSHEVPKGEWLHVAIVNNPDTDTVEMFVNGAPILRDVIGAEGLATAGEAWLIGANMWEADPANPWFGQVGETRIVHGAIGQDQWLTARAADHGIPAEPSGSTTGSSTGGFLGVFAAITGIIGGAIALFTLNHPVINQLKDQLRNFGLNF; encoded by the coding sequence ATGACTTCCCGTCGCTATATCTCTGCCGTACTTATTGCAGCCTTGGCCTTCGGTTCCGCCGTATCCGTCGCTCATGCCCAAGACACAGATCTAGGCTCCCGCTTCACCCTCGGTGTGCTGCCTGACACCCAGTTCTACTCCCGCTATTCAACTCCAGATACCGGGAACCTGTATGAACATCGCTACGGATCTGAGCCTTTTGCTACCCAAACACAATGGTTGGTAGATAACCAAGAAGAGTTAAATATTCCATTCACTACACATTTGGGTGACGTGGTTGATCAAGCCCCGGCCATTCAGGAGTGGGAAGTCGCCGATCGTTCGATGCAGATCCTTGAAGAAGGAGGGATGAACTACTCAATCCTTCCAGGCAATCACGACATCACCTCTAATGGAACTCCAACTCGTTTCACTGAGTACTTCTCCGCAGAGCGTGCGGCAGGAAACGATACCTTCGGTGAGCGTTACGGTGAAGCAAACAATGAATCCGAGTTCCATATCTTTAATGCAGAAGGGCAGCAGTACCTCGTTTTAGCTTTGGCATGGCGTGCTGATGACGCAACCCTCGCATGGGCACAAAGTGTCATTGATGCACACCCAACGCTCCCTGTCATCCTCATCAGTCACGAAATCTCTAACATCGATGCAAACGGCGACATCTTCCTCTCCGACAGCTACGGTCAAGGTCTCTGGGATAGTTTCATTTCAAAAAATGACCAGATTTTCCTCACGATCAGTGGACACCACCACGGCGCGGGCTACCGAATCGACCGCAACGAGGCCGGACATGATGTTGTCAATGTCCTCCAAGACAACCAAATGGCCTACCAAGGTGGCAACGGCATCCTTGGCTTAATCCAATTTGATCTTTCTGGAAACTCCCTGGATATGACGGCGCTTTCCCCGTGGGTGGCAGCCAAACCTGCTGATTCCTTGAATCAATTCGACCATTTGATTCCAGAGGGCTCCGGTGATTCCTGGAGTGTCGACATGGACTTCGCCGAGCGTTTTGGCGGTTTTGCCCCAGAGTGGACGATTGGTGATGAAAACGATCCAGATTATGCTGCGAAGGCACGCGAGATCGTCTCCACTGGCTATATCCCACCAACCATTGAAGCCGGTGATCTACCTGTCAACAGCAACGATTTCCCACAGGTTGCAAACACCGCGGTGCACTGGCGCCCAGGTTCAACCACCATCGACGGAATGCAAGCTCAAGATGGTCAAGCTGTTGCTCCCGGCGCGGTTATTCCTGACATTGCCAATGGTGACGACATGGTTCGCGCTGAACTAAACATTCGCGGAGCAGAAGGCTCTCAAACAGCAGACATCACCTATGTAGCAGGAGACACCCACGAACTCTCCTCTGATACCGGCTCGTTGAAGTGGGTTGATCCTGCAGGAAACAGCCAGCGATTGAACTGGTTTGAGACCGCTGCTGATGCTGCGATCAACTCTGAAGACTTTGAAGATGGCTACACCTTTGAGACCTTCATCAAGATCGATGATGCATTCGATGGTGATAATCATTGGATGGGTGCAATCTCTAGGCAGGGCGAGCGCGGTGTAATCGCAGAGAACATGCCAGAAGGTGAAGAACCTCCAGCTGCACTTGCAGTCTCTTCTCTTCGCGAACTTCAGTGGACCACTGTCGCCATCGAAGGCACCACTACCGGTACTTCAAACTGGTCTCACGAAGTGCCAAAGGGTGAATGGTTGCACGTTGCTATCGTCAATAATCCAGATACTGACACCGTAGAAATGTTCGTCAACGGCGCACCAATTTTGCGTGATGTCATTGGTGCAGAAGGCCTCGCTACCGCTGGCGAAGCGTGGCTAATCGGAGCAAACATGTGGGAAGCAGATCCAGCAAACCCATGGTTCGGCCAGGTTGGAGAGACGCGCATCGTTCACGGCGCCATCGGCCAAGACCAATGGCTAACTGCCCGCGCTGCAGATCACGGTATCCCTGCAGAGCCTTCAGGTTCTACCACTGGATCTTCCACCGGTGGTTTCCTTGGAGTGTTTGCTGCCATCACAGGAATAATCGGTGGCGCCATCGCTCTGTTTACTTTGAACCATCCAGTGATCAACCAGCTTAAAGATCAGCTGCGCAATTTCGGCCTGAACTTTTAG